One stretch of Bacteroidota bacterium DNA includes these proteins:
- a CDS encoding SprT family zinc-dependent metalloprotease: protein MQQLQLGDMTIDVVQKSIKNVHLSVYPPSGRVRIAAPLYMDIDTIRIYAISKLTWIKRQQQKFNEQERESVRDFITQESHYYMGKRYLLRVIFHTAAPKVVLRHNRIELHIRENTSREQREHILNEWYRQRLKDVIPGYISKWEQIMKVRVEEFGIKKMKTKWGTCNSEAKRIWLNLELAKKPPQCLEYIIVHEMVHLQERHHNDRFISLMDTFLPQWRFYKEELKLLPVSHAEWSY from the coding sequence TCAGCGTGTATCCTCCTTCAGGAAGAGTGAGGATAGCTGCTCCTTTGTATATGGATATAGATACGATCAGGATTTATGCTATTTCAAAACTTACCTGGATAAAGAGGCAACAGCAAAAGTTTAATGAACAGGAACGCGAATCTGTACGGGATTTTATTACTCAGGAAAGTCATTATTACATGGGTAAGAGATATCTTTTACGAGTTATATTCCATACTGCAGCCCCTAAAGTTGTATTACGCCATAACAGAATAGAACTTCATATCCGAGAAAATACGAGTAGGGAACAAAGGGAACATATTTTAAATGAATGGTACAGGCAGCGATTAAAAGATGTTATACCTGGCTATATTTCCAAATGGGAACAAATCATGAAGGTAAGGGTTGAAGAATTTGGCATCAAAAAAATGAAGACCAAATGGGGAACATGCAACAGCGAAGCAAAACGAATATGGCTTAATTTAGAATTAGCAAAGAAACCTCCGCAATGTTTAGAATATATCATTGTACATGAGATGGTACATTTGCAAGAAAGACATCACAACGACAGATTTATTTCATTAATGGACACCTTTTTACCGCAGTGGAGGTTTTATAAAGAAGAGTTAAAGCTTTTACCAGTGAGCCATGCGGAATGGAGTTATTAA